A region from the Phycisphaerales bacterium genome encodes:
- a CDS encoding Mrp/NBP35 family ATP-binding protein: protein MQSSTQSSTAQPQPSSAGHAPIPGLRPQTTSTGPSGIPGVSRVIAVGAGKGGVGKSTVALNLAVGLARRGHSVGLLDGDIYGPSMPTMLALDSLEAMAREGMLQPFLVHGIKCMTIGKLVDADKPLIWRGPMAHGAFKQLSEQTQWGELDYLIIDLPPGTGDVALTMAQQLKLTGAVVVCTPQKVAQDDAARAAKMFQQLNVHVLGVVENMSFFVGDDGKVYDIFGRGGAEHMAQRLGLPFLGSIPITMALRANSDKGDPTANFEGKDDAGKRLKAALENVVTQVENQVALTSISQAGPSLTIR, encoded by the coding sequence ATGCAGTCCTCCACGCAGAGTTCCACGGCCCAGCCACAACCCTCGAGCGCGGGCCACGCACCAATCCCCGGCCTGCGCCCCCAGACCACGAGCACAGGACCGAGCGGCATTCCCGGCGTCTCGCGCGTCATCGCCGTCGGCGCCGGAAAAGGCGGCGTGGGAAAATCAACGGTCGCGCTCAACCTCGCCGTCGGCCTCGCGCGGCGCGGGCACAGCGTGGGCCTCCTCGATGGCGACATCTATGGCCCGAGCATGCCCACCATGCTCGCCCTCGACTCGCTCGAAGCAATGGCCCGCGAGGGGATGCTCCAGCCCTTCCTCGTCCATGGCATCAAGTGCATGACCATCGGCAAACTCGTCGACGCCGACAAGCCGCTCATCTGGCGCGGGCCCATGGCCCACGGCGCCTTCAAGCAACTCTCCGAGCAGACCCAATGGGGCGAACTCGACTACCTCATCATCGATCTCCCACCGGGGACGGGCGACGTCGCGCTCACGATGGCGCAGCAGTTGAAACTCACCGGCGCCGTCGTCGTCTGCACGCCGCAGAAGGTCGCTCAGGACGATGCCGCACGGGCCGCGAAAATGTTCCAGCAACTCAACGTCCATGTCCTGGGCGTCGTCGAGAACATGTCGTTCTTCGTCGGCGATGACGGCAAGGTCTACGACATCTTCGGGCGTGGCGGGGCCGAGCACATGGCCCAGCGGCTTGGCCTCCCCTTCCTCGGCAGCATCCCCATCACCATGGCTCTCCGCGCCAACTCCGACAAGGGCGACCCCACCGCGAACTTCGAGGGGAAGGACGATGCCGGCAAGCGGCTCAAAGCCGCGCTCGAGAATGTCGTTACCCAGGTCGAGAACCAGGTCGCGCTCACGTCGATAAGCCAGGCCGGCCCCTCACTCACCATCCGATAA
- a CDS encoding SDR family NAD(P)-dependent oxidoreductase: MSTTDKSGSILVTGAAGFIGSHVAEALLRAGRRVIGLDNFDAFYPREAKVRNLAEATSGYGDRFELVEGDITDARAMADLFARTRPEGVIHLAAKAGVRPSLVDPAGYMHTNAVGTASILQAASGAGCSRVVVASSSSVYGNAPSVPFHEELDVSRPISPYAASKRATEIAAWTHHHLTGLPVSCLRFFTVYGPRQRPDLAISQFLRRIGAGESIRMFGDGTTSRDYTFINDIVRGILSAYERTPEHGYRVWNLGNSHPVSLKEMISTIERVVGKTASIVREEMQPGDVERTYADVSRSGRELGFVPSTAFEDGVRAQWAWLKGR; the protein is encoded by the coding sequence ATGAGCACAACCGACAAGTCGGGATCGATTCTCGTCACCGGGGCGGCCGGGTTCATCGGGTCGCATGTGGCCGAGGCCCTGCTCAGGGCGGGGCGGCGTGTGATCGGGCTTGACAACTTCGACGCGTTCTATCCGCGCGAGGCCAAGGTCCGGAACCTGGCCGAGGCGACCTCGGGCTATGGTGATCGATTCGAGTTGGTTGAGGGGGACATCACCGACGCGCGCGCGATGGCGGACCTCTTCGCGCGGACGCGGCCCGAGGGCGTGATCCATCTTGCCGCGAAGGCTGGCGTGCGCCCGAGCCTTGTGGACCCGGCCGGGTACATGCACACCAATGCCGTGGGCACGGCGTCGATCCTGCAGGCGGCGAGCGGCGCGGGGTGCTCGCGGGTCGTCGTGGCCTCGTCGAGTTCGGTCTATGGCAACGCGCCGAGCGTGCCCTTCCATGAGGAACTCGACGTGTCGCGCCCCATCAGCCCGTATGCGGCGTCGAAGCGCGCGACCGAGATCGCGGCGTGGACGCACCACCACCTGACGGGCCTGCCTGTCTCGTGCCTGCGGTTCTTCACCGTCTATGGGCCACGCCAGCGCCCGGACCTCGCGATCAGCCAGTTCCTCCGGCGGATCGGCGCGGGCGAGTCGATCCGCATGTTCGGCGACGGGACGACCTCACGCGACTACACCTTTATCAACGACATTGTCCGCGGCATTCTCTCGGCGTACGAACGCACGCCGGAGCATGGATACCGCGTGTGGAACCTAGGCAACAGCCATCCCGTCTCGCTCAAGGAGATGATCTCGACCATCGAGCGCGTGGTGGGGAAGACGGCGTCGATCGTGCGTGAGGAGATGCAGCCCGGGGATGTGGAGCGGACGTATGCCGACGTCTCTCGGAGCGGGCGGGAACTCGGGTTTGTGCCGAGCACGGCGTTTGAGGACGGCGTGCGGGCGCAGTGGGCGTGGTTGAAAGGGCGGTGA
- a CDS encoding flagellar biosynthesis anti-sigma factor FlgM, translating into MSELTPMSLSNVERTRRAESASRRRDVGRNAEVVGRIAEDQVEVSDVGYFMAVLRKLPEIRQDLVDAVKAKIKSGTYESPDKVEAAIEEAAKDLNW; encoded by the coding sequence ATGTCCGAACTCACTCCGATGAGCCTTTCCAACGTCGAGCGCACCCGCAGGGCGGAGTCGGCCTCTCGCCGTCGCGATGTCGGGCGCAATGCCGAGGTCGTCGGGCGAATCGCCGAGGACCAGGTCGAGGTCTCCGACGTGGGCTATTTCATGGCCGTCCTCCGCAAACTCCCCGAGATCCGCCAGGATCTGGTCGACGCGGTCAAGGCGAAGATCAAGTCCGGCACCTACGAGTCCCCAGACAAGGTCGAGGCCGCCATCGAAGAGGCCGCCAAGGACCTGAACTGGTAA
- a CDS encoding DUF167 domain-containing protein, translated as MHQPFTQPDPNDAGACLVRVKVVPGSKATVIVGRLGDRLKVKVAAPPEGGRANGAVCELIAKAVGVRSASVEVVHGATSPEKVLRVRGVIAAEAESRLGA; from the coding sequence ATGCACCAACCGTTCACACAACCGGATCCGAACGACGCCGGGGCGTGCCTCGTTCGGGTGAAGGTGGTGCCGGGGAGCAAGGCGACGGTGATCGTGGGGCGTTTGGGTGATCGATTGAAGGTGAAGGTGGCGGCGCCGCCGGAGGGTGGGCGGGCAAACGGGGCTGTGTGCGAACTGATCGCGAAGGCGGTGGGCGTGCGGTCGGCAAGTGTAGAGGTGGTACACGGCGCGACCTCGCCCGAGAAGGTCCTGCGCGTGCGTGGCGTGATCGCGGCGGAGGCCGAGTCGCGGCTCGGGGCGTGA
- a CDS encoding DUF4340 domain-containing protein has protein sequence MKNKTTLILIVLALAVTAVAWMVVVGGSKSSAPQAEPSPLLPALATGADEVAKIELKSGDTAITISKAADATWAVESKGGYPAKPDAVRDLVRGLARATTIDERTSDPALYARLGVQDPGPSETASTPADETEKPTLVALHDAGGKPLATLIVGKMVQGAATTATQGESRFVRKAGEAKSWAAQGLPPISLQAATWLDTELLKIEQARVDHVTIEHLTGPQATLPEGSTVEIARRPKAPEAQGPSPTPATPPSTGDFEVVGLPAGRELNSTFIPTSIAGSLAALRFDDVKPRESIVTSDASPRTVTTFKTNDGLTITARVFDTNGASWIAFDASTTPTGSVSETTATEVQSQNTRLAPWAFAIPAYSLRLITSGYDTLLKPTAAPSDTTPESDTPVGPVN, from the coding sequence ATGAAGAACAAGACCACTTTGATCCTGATCGTGCTCGCCCTCGCCGTGACCGCTGTCGCGTGGATGGTGGTCGTCGGCGGCTCCAAGTCCTCCGCCCCACAGGCCGAGCCTTCGCCTCTCCTGCCCGCGCTCGCGACGGGCGCCGACGAAGTCGCGAAGATCGAACTGAAATCGGGCGACACCGCGATCACCATCTCCAAGGCTGCCGATGCCACCTGGGCCGTCGAGTCCAAGGGTGGCTATCCCGCCAAGCCCGACGCCGTTCGAGACCTCGTCCGAGGCCTCGCCCGCGCCACCACCATCGACGAGCGCACCAGCGATCCCGCGCTCTACGCCCGTCTGGGCGTCCAGGACCCGGGTCCGAGCGAAACCGCATCCACCCCAGCCGACGAAACCGAGAAACCCACGCTCGTCGCGTTGCACGACGCCGGCGGCAAGCCCCTCGCCACGCTCATCGTCGGCAAGATGGTGCAGGGTGCGGCAACCACCGCGACCCAGGGCGAATCGCGCTTCGTGCGCAAGGCCGGAGAAGCGAAGAGTTGGGCGGCACAAGGTCTCCCGCCAATCTCACTGCAGGCGGCCACGTGGCTCGACACGGAACTCCTGAAGATCGAGCAGGCCCGCGTCGATCACGTGACGATCGAGCATCTCACAGGCCCGCAGGCCACGCTCCCCGAGGGCTCGACGGTCGAGATCGCCCGACGCCCCAAAGCGCCCGAAGCCCAGGGGCCCTCGCCCACGCCCGCGACACCGCCCTCCACGGGCGACTTCGAGGTCGTCGGCCTCCCCGCGGGGCGCGAACTCAACTCGACGTTCATCCCCACGAGCATCGCCGGCTCGCTCGCCGCGCTCCGGTTCGACGACGTCAAGCCCCGCGAGAGCATCGTCACCAGCGACGCCTCGCCGCGAACCGTGACCACCTTCAAGACCAACGACGGCCTCACGATCACCGCACGCGTCTTCGACACCAATGGCGCCTCATGGATCGCCTTCGATGCCTCGACCACACCCACCGGCAGCGTGAGCGAGACCACCGCCACGGAAGTGCAATCGCAGAACACGCGCCTCGCGCCTTGGGCCTTCGCGATCCCGGCCTACTCCCTGCGCCTGATCACCTCCGGCTATGACACACTCCTCAAACCGACCGCCGCGCCCAGCGACACAACGCCCGAGAGCGACACACCCGTCGGCCCGGTGAACTAA
- a CDS encoding Gldg family protein — MKSRVVLAVSILAAIVLFLAINTLARVQLTSARLDLTSDKLFTLSDGSKNVARSLTEPVRLKFYFSENAARGESSIQSYGNRVKELLQEFVRLSRHDGTPKIQLTIIDPEAFSDDEDEATAAGLVAIPKGDAGQSIFLGLVGTNAVDGREVIPFFDPRRERFLEHDVAKLLYSLAHPEKKKIGLISSLPIAGGFTMDPRTQQPRQAEAWQIYTELRSAFEIQNIEPSATTIPNDIDVLMIVHPKNLSSQTLYAIDQYALKGGRLAIFVDPLCNEDTPPGNPMQSMGADRSSNLATLLSVWGVQVVPGKLAGDMDFALPVQAGTRQKPEQIPMLTWIGVTKAGFNQADPATGQLATVNFGDCGIIQPFEPAKAEGATPTPASGPTATITPLVTTTADSMQVDAAALAFMPDPKKLLTDFASGDTKLILVARLSGKVRSAFPNGRPAPAEGEAPPADTTQPLTESKDELQAVLFADVDLLSDRFWVQKTIFGAMKGADNGDLVVNALDSLLGSKDLISIQARGVMSRPFEVVDEMAKDAAKKYRDTQAQLEEKLRTTEQRLQELQRAKPQDGQAILLSAEQQEEIKKFREERSQTQKQLREVQRNLNKDVEKLGTLLKVVNIGIVPALVAIAALGLGAYRVSRRKSGRHAQTKAE, encoded by the coding sequence ATGAAGAGCCGCGTTGTCCTTGCCGTCTCCATCCTCGCCGCGATCGTGCTCTTCCTCGCGATCAACACGCTCGCGCGCGTCCAACTCACGAGCGCCCGCCTCGACCTCACCAGCGACAAACTCTTCACGCTGAGCGACGGCTCGAAGAACGTCGCCCGGTCGCTCACCGAACCGGTCCGACTGAAGTTCTACTTCAGCGAGAACGCCGCCCGTGGCGAATCGTCCATCCAGTCCTATGGCAACCGCGTGAAGGAACTCCTCCAGGAGTTCGTCCGCCTCTCGCGCCACGACGGCACGCCGAAGATCCAACTCACCATCATCGACCCCGAGGCGTTCAGCGACGACGAGGACGAGGCGACCGCCGCGGGCCTCGTCGCGATTCCCAAGGGCGATGCCGGCCAGTCGATCTTCCTGGGCCTTGTCGGGACGAACGCCGTGGATGGACGCGAGGTCATCCCCTTCTTTGATCCCCGCCGCGAGCGATTCCTCGAGCACGACGTCGCCAAACTGCTCTACTCCCTCGCCCATCCCGAGAAGAAGAAGATCGGCCTGATCTCCTCGCTCCCCATCGCCGGCGGCTTCACGATGGATCCGCGCACGCAGCAGCCCCGCCAGGCCGAGGCGTGGCAGATCTACACTGAACTGCGCTCGGCCTTCGAGATACAGAACATCGAACCGAGCGCCACGACGATCCCCAACGACATCGACGTCTTGATGATCGTCCACCCCAAGAATCTCTCCAGCCAGACGCTCTACGCGATCGATCAGTACGCGCTCAAGGGTGGCCGCCTCGCGATCTTCGTGGATCCGCTCTGCAACGAGGACACGCCGCCGGGCAACCCCATGCAGTCCATGGGCGCCGACCGATCCTCGAACCTTGCCACGCTCCTCAGCGTCTGGGGCGTCCAGGTCGTCCCGGGCAAACTCGCCGGCGACATGGACTTCGCGCTCCCCGTCCAGGCTGGCACACGCCAGAAGCCCGAGCAAATCCCCATGCTCACGTGGATCGGCGTCACCAAAGCCGGCTTCAACCAGGCCGACCCCGCCACGGGCCAACTCGCGACCGTGAACTTCGGCGATTGCGGCATCATCCAACCATTCGAGCCGGCGAAGGCCGAGGGCGCCACGCCCACACCGGCCTCAGGCCCCACCGCCACCATCACGCCCCTGGTCACCACCACTGCCGACTCCATGCAGGTCGATGCGGCCGCCCTCGCCTTCATGCCCGACCCCAAGAAACTCCTCACCGACTTCGCCTCGGGCGACACGAAACTCATACTCGTCGCGCGGCTCTCGGGCAAGGTGAGATCGGCCTTCCCCAACGGCCGTCCCGCACCCGCCGAGGGCGAGGCGCCCCCCGCGGACACCACGCAACCCCTCACCGAATCCAAGGACGAACTCCAGGCCGTGCTCTTCGCGGATGTTGATCTCCTCAGCGATCGATTCTGGGTGCAGAAGACGATCTTCGGCGCGATGAAGGGTGCGGACAACGGCGACCTCGTCGTGAACGCCCTCGACAGCCTGCTCGGCTCCAAGGACCTGATCTCCATCCAGGCGCGGGGCGTGATGTCGCGCCCCTTCGAGGTCGTCGATGAGATGGCCAAAGATGCTGCGAAGAAGTATCGCGACACCCAGGCCCAACTCGAGGAGAAACTCCGCACCACCGAGCAGCGCCTCCAGGAACTCCAGCGAGCCAAGCCGCAGGACGGACAAGCCATTCTCCTCTCCGCCGAGCAGCAGGAAGAGATCAAGAAGTTCCGCGAGGAGCGCTCGCAGACGCAGAAGCAACTCCGCGAGGTCCAGCGAAACCTCAACAAGGACGTCGAGAAACTCGGCACGCTCCTCAAGGTTGTGAACATCGGCATCGTCCCAGCCCTCGTCGCCATCGCCGCCCTGGGTCTGGGCGCGTATCGAGTCTCACGCCGAAAGTCCGGCCGCCACGCCCAGACCAAAGCGGAGTAG
- a CDS encoding ABC transporter permease subunit: MTNWLAVYKRELAGYFATPVAYVFIIVFLLLAGVFTFSDRLGMLFERRQADLQSFFLWHEWLYLFLIPALGMRLWAEERRQGTLELLMTLPVSRLGAVLGKYLAAWSFTGVALLLTFPYWITVNYLGAPDNGAIAAGYIGSFLMAGAFLAIAACCSAATKNQVIAFVMSAVICLGFILAGMPTVLGFFQGWAPPAVLDTISSLSFMSNFDAIKKGVIDLRHVVFFGSLIAAALTINVLILDAKREA; the protein is encoded by the coding sequence ATGACCAACTGGCTCGCCGTCTACAAGCGAGAACTCGCGGGCTACTTCGCCACGCCCGTCGCGTACGTGTTCATCATCGTCTTCCTGCTGCTCGCGGGCGTCTTCACCTTCTCCGATCGCCTGGGGATGCTCTTCGAGCGGCGTCAGGCCGACCTGCAGTCGTTCTTCCTCTGGCATGAATGGCTGTATCTCTTCCTGATCCCCGCGCTGGGGATGCGCCTCTGGGCCGAGGAGCGCCGCCAGGGAACGCTCGAACTGCTGATGACGCTCCCCGTGTCGCGCCTGGGCGCGGTGCTGGGGAAGTACCTCGCCGCGTGGTCGTTCACGGGTGTCGCGCTCCTGCTGACGTTCCCCTACTGGATCACGGTGAACTACCTCGGCGCGCCGGACAACGGCGCGATCGCCGCGGGGTACATCGGGAGTTTCCTGATGGCCGGGGCCTTCCTCGCGATCGCCGCGTGCTGCTCCGCCGCGACCAAGAACCAGGTGATCGCGTTCGTGATGAGCGCCGTGATCTGCCTGGGGTTCATCCTCGCGGGGATGCCCACGGTCCTGGGGTTCTTCCAGGGGTGGGCACCCCCGGCCGTGCTCGACACCATCAGTTCCCTGAGTTTCATGAGCAACTTCGACGCGATCAAGAAGGGCGTGATCGACCTCCGACACGTCGTCTTCTTCGGGTCGCTCATCGCCGCGGCGTTGACGATCAACGTCCTCATCCTCGACGCGAAGAGGGAGGCCTAA
- a CDS encoding ABC transporter ATP-binding protein, which translates to MAGSIELRGLTKRFGPAGVGGILAVDNVTFNVRAGEVLGFLGPNGAGKSTTMKMVTGFIAPTSGSAKVCGHDVVEQPLEAKRRIGYLPEGAPAYPDMTPLGFLSFIAQVRGLHGSDRTRAIDAAIDAVKIDSVLRQPIETLSKGFKRRVGLAQAILHDPEVLIMDEPTDGLDPNQKHDVRNLIRAMANRGGEEKGKAIILSTHILEEVQAVCTRVVLIAKGKVAADCTPAELAARSRYYNAVTLTLSGVSLDAAMAELKRVPGVRAVERSGTTGVEVTAIPTRGRVIAHEVGELVRSKGWQVDQMRVDAGSLDGVFRDLTMGASIAATANANEEDAA; encoded by the coding sequence ATGGCAGGTTCGATCGAGTTGCGTGGGCTGACCAAACGGTTCGGCCCCGCCGGCGTCGGCGGCATCCTCGCCGTGGACAACGTCACCTTCAACGTTCGTGCGGGCGAGGTGCTCGGCTTCCTCGGGCCCAACGGCGCGGGCAAGAGCACCACGATGAAGATGGTCACCGGCTTCATCGCGCCGACCTCCGGGAGCGCCAAGGTCTGCGGGCACGACGTCGTGGAGCAGCCCTTGGAGGCCAAGCGACGCATCGGCTACCTCCCCGAGGGCGCGCCGGCCTATCCCGACATGACGCCGCTGGGATTCCTCTCCTTCATCGCCCAGGTGCGCGGACTGCATGGCTCGGATCGGACCCGCGCCATCGACGCCGCCATCGACGCGGTCAAGATCGATTCGGTCCTCCGCCAGCCGATCGAGACGCTCTCCAAGGGCTTCAAGCGCCGCGTGGGCCTCGCCCAGGCGATCCTCCACGACCCCGAGGTCCTCATCATGGACGAGCCGACCGACGGGCTCGACCCCAACCAGAAGCACGACGTTCGCAACCTCATCCGCGCCATGGCCAATCGCGGCGGCGAGGAGAAGGGCAAGGCGATCATCCTGAGCACCCACATCCTCGAAGAGGTCCAGGCCGTCTGCACCCGCGTCGTCCTGATCGCCAAGGGCAAAGTCGCCGCCGACTGCACCCCCGCCGAACTCGCCGCCAGAAGCAGGTACTACAACGCTGTCACCCTCACGCTCTCGGGCGTCTCGCTCGACGCGGCGATGGCCGAACTCAAGCGAGTCCCCGGCGTGCGCGCGGTCGAGCGCTCCGGCACGACCGGCGTCGAGGTCACCGCCATCCCCACCCGCGGCCGGGTCATCGCCCATGAGGTCGGCGAACTCGTCCGAAGCAAAGGCTGGCAGGTCGATCAGATGCGCGTCGATGCAGGAAGCCTCGACGGCGTCTTCCGCGACCTGACGATGGGGGCCTCGATCGCGGCCACCGCAAACGCCAACGAGGAGGACGCGGCATGA
- a CDS encoding S8 family serine peptidase — MCHEMLRAGVVALLVGGQVVLGGDLRLQAGDVAWSECVELADAKAAPLSDRPVVVVFDGPVSRAARESIATLGGTILEYIPDHALLVRAKSVTASALRRVVGVTRVVEFEHAWAIDPRLRNVPGLVWTDAEARAIVERGLVPIDLWFFAGTSLVDARASARSIPGVEEREAEDVLGQWRLAVNVPVKNAGDLASLDHVQWAEPSAQIVPRSLSTVRWTIESMTPLDMPLYAHGLHGEGQILGVIDGPVSTTNCAFADVNPIGPLHRKLLAYNATIGGYDPHGTLVACIAAGDAGADDNTRGVAYGSRIVYSIWPALTESSVFSKLTIAHAQGARVHTNSWGNDSTGTYTGMTRAVDAFLRANEDDVVLFAISNTPILGNPENAKSAIAVAATLNGEDADFRCMGATGPTTDGRRKPDILAPGCSISGSVSNGDCLIGTQSGTSMATPAVAGAITLARQYFMSGLYPSGVGTPSDSFTPSGALLKAVVVNSAVNLISQPGYPSNEEGWGRVVVGRSLPFAGDGRRLWVRDVRTSSLRAFDDAGQHEYRVHWSPTTSEESLQITLAFTDAPAGVGAASAPVNNLDLEVVSPTGSVYHGNVFANGASATGGTTDAINSVEQVLISSPVPGDWTVRVVASAVNVEPQGYALVATGAEDALADVSCASDTNLDGGVTIDDLILYLSWFDIGAVEADVTHDAGVTIDDLLDYLAAFSNGC; from the coding sequence ATGTGTCACGAGATGCTCAGAGCGGGAGTTGTCGCGCTGCTGGTTGGGGGGCAGGTGGTCCTTGGTGGTGACCTGCGCCTTCAGGCGGGTGATGTGGCGTGGTCGGAGTGTGTCGAACTGGCTGACGCGAAGGCAGCGCCATTGAGCGATCGGCCTGTGGTCGTGGTGTTTGACGGCCCCGTGTCCCGGGCGGCACGCGAGTCGATCGCGACGCTCGGCGGCACGATCCTGGAGTACATCCCGGATCACGCGCTCCTGGTTCGTGCAAAGAGCGTGACGGCGAGCGCCCTTCGACGCGTGGTGGGAGTGACTCGGGTCGTCGAGTTCGAACACGCGTGGGCGATCGATCCTCGGCTCCGCAACGTGCCCGGGCTTGTGTGGACCGATGCCGAGGCGCGCGCGATCGTGGAACGCGGACTGGTGCCGATCGATCTGTGGTTCTTCGCGGGGACATCACTGGTGGACGCCCGTGCGTCGGCGCGGAGCATTCCCGGCGTTGAAGAGCGCGAGGCCGAGGACGTTCTTGGGCAGTGGCGCCTCGCGGTGAATGTGCCAGTGAAGAACGCGGGCGATCTCGCATCACTCGACCACGTGCAATGGGCGGAGCCGTCGGCCCAGATCGTGCCACGGAGTTTGTCGACGGTTCGTTGGACGATCGAGTCGATGACGCCGCTCGACATGCCGCTCTACGCGCACGGCCTGCATGGCGAGGGGCAGATCCTCGGCGTGATCGACGGGCCGGTCTCGACGACGAACTGCGCCTTCGCGGACGTGAATCCGATCGGGCCCTTGCATCGCAAACTCCTGGCGTACAACGCGACGATCGGCGGCTATGACCCGCACGGGACGCTCGTCGCGTGCATCGCCGCGGGCGATGCGGGCGCGGACGACAACACGCGGGGCGTGGCATATGGGTCGAGAATCGTCTACTCGATCTGGCCGGCGCTCACGGAGAGTTCGGTCTTCTCGAAGTTGACGATCGCGCACGCGCAGGGCGCTCGCGTCCACACCAACAGTTGGGGCAACGACTCGACCGGGACCTACACGGGCATGACGCGCGCGGTGGACGCGTTCCTCCGCGCCAACGAGGACGACGTCGTGCTCTTTGCGATCTCCAACACGCCGATCCTTGGAAACCCGGAGAACGCCAAGAGCGCGATCGCGGTGGCGGCGACGCTCAACGGCGAGGACGCGGACTTCCGCTGCATGGGCGCCACCGGGCCGACGACCGACGGGCGCCGAAAGCCCGACATCCTCGCGCCGGGATGCTCGATCAGCGGCTCGGTGTCGAATGGCGATTGCCTGATCGGCACGCAATCGGGGACGTCGATGGCGACCCCGGCAGTGGCCGGCGCGATCACCCTGGCGCGCCAGTACTTCATGTCGGGCTTATATCCGAGCGGCGTGGGCACGCCGAGCGATTCTTTCACGCCGAGCGGGGCATTGCTCAAGGCCGTGGTCGTGAACTCGGCGGTGAATCTGATCTCGCAGCCGGGATATCCGTCTAATGAGGAGGGGTGGGGGCGCGTGGTTGTCGGACGAAGTCTGCCGTTCGCGGGCGACGGGCGGCGCCTGTGGGTTCGCGATGTGCGCACGAGTTCGCTCCGCGCGTTCGATGATGCCGGGCAACACGAGTATCGCGTGCACTGGTCGCCGACGACCTCGGAAGAGTCACTCCAGATCACACTGGCATTCACCGACGCGCCCGCGGGCGTGGGAGCGGCGAGCGCGCCCGTGAACAACCTCGATCTCGAGGTCGTCTCGCCGACAGGCAGCGTGTACCACGGCAATGTCTTCGCGAATGGGGCCTCGGCGACGGGCGGCACCACGGACGCGATCAACTCGGTGGAGCAGGTGCTGATCTCCTCGCCCGTGCCTGGCGACTGGACGGTGCGTGTCGTGGCGTCGGCGGTGAACGTCGAGCCACAGGGATACGCGCTGGTTGCCACCGGGGCCGAGGACGCGCTCGCGGACGTGTCTTGTGCTTCTGACACGAATCTCGACGGCGGCGTGACGATCGACGACTTGATCTTGTACCTGTCGTGGTTCGACATCGGCGCGGTCGAGGCGGACGTCACCCACGACGCGGGTGTGACCATCGACGATCTGCTCGATTATCTCGCGGCGTTCTCGAACGGGTGCTGA
- a CDS encoding site-specific DNA-methyltransferase produces MKPWRKSLAPATLTIQASARARTSTMGKKTTPKQTTPRASSSAASRQKTSAQEPRKPDFHEGTSRVWVGDCREILASLPEVRNHDVDLIFADPPFNWNRAYDQWDDRLPREEYLAFTRTWLDLCVTALRPGGAMWVNIPDDTAAEIVVHLKSVGMEMENWCVWHYRFGQNTTARFINSKVHALYFCKPEGESKNQKRTFNAEQVLEASDRASTYFDPRTLNKADGMPPGQRVPMDVWYGPYWGRIQGNNKERRGYHDNQLPEVYLERVILATSNKGDLVLDPFLGSGTTGVVAHALKRRFIGTEFSRENATLAFNRITKVGPIRLGVMHGASTAIHAPRRPVPKTFPATMSEVD; encoded by the coding sequence ATGAAGCCCTGGCGCAAGAGCCTCGCGCCCGCTACCCTCACGATTCAAGCCTCAGCAAGAGCACGCACCAGCACCATGGGCAAAAAGACCACCCCAAAGCAAACAACGCCGCGCGCGTCCTCGAGCGCCGCCTCTCGCCAGAAAACGAGCGCCCAGGAGCCGCGCAAACCAGACTTTCACGAGGGCACGAGCCGTGTGTGGGTCGGCGATTGCCGCGAGATTCTCGCGAGCCTCCCCGAGGTCCGGAATCACGACGTCGATCTCATCTTCGCCGATCCGCCCTTCAACTGGAACCGCGCGTACGACCAATGGGACGATCGCCTGCCACGCGAGGAATATCTCGCGTTCACGCGGACATGGCTCGATCTGTGCGTGACGGCTCTTCGCCCGGGCGGGGCGATGTGGGTGAACATCCCCGACGACACCGCCGCCGAGATCGTCGTCCATCTCAAGAGCGTCGGGATGGAGATGGAGAACTGGTGCGTCTGGCACTACCGCTTTGGGCAGAACACCACCGCGCGATTCATCAACAGCAAGGTCCACGCGCTCTACTTCTGCAAGCCCGAGGGCGAGTCAAAGAACCAGAAGCGCACCTTCAATGCCGAGCAGGTGCTCGAGGCGAGCGATCGCGCCTCGACGTACTTCGACCCGCGCACGCTCAACAAGGCCGACGGCATGCCGCCCGGGCAGCGCGTGCCCATGGACGTGTGGTATGGCCCGTATTGGGGGCGCATCCAGGGCAACAACAAGGAACGCCGCGGCTACCACGACAACCAACTCCCCGAGGTCTATCTCGAGCGCGTCATCCTCGCCACGAGCAACAAGGGCGACCTCGTTCTCGATCCGTTCCTCGGCAGCGGCACGACCGGTGTCGTGGCCCACGCGCTCAAGCGCCGATTCATCGGCACGGAGTTCAGCCGCGAGAACGCCACGCTTGCTTTCAACAGGATCACCAAGGTTGGTCCCATCCGCCTGGGCGTGATGCACGGCGCGAGTACCGCCATCCACGCCCCGCGTCGGCCTGTGCCCAAGACATTTCCGGCGACGATGTCCGAAGTCGATTGA